A window from Athalia rosae chromosome 5, iyAthRosa1.1, whole genome shotgun sequence encodes these proteins:
- the LOC105683947 gene encoding odorant receptor 13a-like has product MVRSKFPQCCKSNVRNKTGNRREDADTYILMNRLILSMVGLYPKNGLRCLTVAFFMLLIVVPQVLQIYHSTDLGVILETSSVLLTILLALLKMIVWTLKSKDMSDLISYMFDDYWKVAKIGDETPSCFLRYARFARTFTRCYFFLVLNALLLFCGSPFVRSAISVDNESVNKSRTFLFPAMYPEGWTQRPLYEIALVSQVIATFSCAAVVLAIDTIVATSLFLTCGQFKIVQNNLRGLGNNEANNDETGERGQRGEESARQNRQIVDRDKLTTYIDHHRAVIKFSDKLNRLFSPIMLCQVLASNLIICLVGLQMTSTLTDEGKVLKYFAYLMMALYQLMMFCLPGDDLINQSSAVSDAAYSTNWYLATESFKADVIFVIVRGQKPSRITAGKFNVMCMEHFGTVLSASMSYFMVLRSFSQGDYAAR; this is encoded by the exons ATGGTGCGATCAAAGTTTCCGCAGTGCTGCAAGTCAAACGTACGAAACAAGACGGGAAATCGCAGAGAGGATGCCGATACGTACATATTGATGAATCGTTTGATCCTGAGTATGGTCGGCCTGTACCCGAAAAATGGACTGAGGTGTTTGACGGTAGCTTTCTTCATGCTTCTGATAGTCGTACCTCAAGTCCTACAAATTTATCACTCGACCGATCTCGGGGTCATTTTGGAAACAAG CTCCGTTCTGCTCACCATATTACTCGCACTATTGAAAATGATagtttggactttgaagagCAAGGACATGAGCGATCTGATATCTTACATGTTCGACGATTATTGGAAGGTGGCTAAAATCGGGGATGAGACGCCATCTTGTTTTCTCAGATACGCCAG GTTCGCCAGGACGTTCACGAggtgttacttttttctcgtgcTGAACGCGTTGCTCCTCTTTTGCGGCTCGCCGTTCGTACGCTCGGCGATATCCGTTGATAACGAGTCGGTTAATAAGAGTCgtacttttttattccccgCCATGTATCCCGAGGGATGGACGCAGCGTCCTCTCTACGAG ATCGCACTCGTCTCGCAGGTGATAGCGACCTTCTCCTGCGCGGCGGTCGTTCTCGCGATCGACACTATCGTTGCCACGTCTCTCTTCCTCACCTGCGGACAGTTCAAAATTGTCCAAAATAATCTCAGAGGGCTCGGTAACAACGAAGCGAACAAC GACGAAACCGGAGAACGCGGTCAACGCGGCGAAGAATCCGCCCGACAGAACCGGCAAATTGTGGATCGCGATAAACTAACAACGTACATCGATCATCATCGAGCCGTGATCAA GTTTTCGGACAAACTGAACCGTTTGTTCAGCCCGATAATGCTGTGCCAAGTTCTGGCCAGCAATCTGATCATTTGTTTGGTCGGGCTGCAGATGACCTCG ACTCTGACGGACGAGGGAAAGGTTCTCAAGTATTTCGCCTACCTCATGATGGCACTTTATCAGCTGATGATGTTCTGCTTGCCCGGCGACGATCTGATCAACCAA AGTTCGGCGGTCAGCGACGCCGCCTATTCCACGAACTGGTACTTGGCCACGGAATCGTTCAAGGCCGACGTGATTTTCGTCATCGTCAGGGGCCAGAAACCCTCGAGAATAACGGCCGGAAAATTCAACGTAATGTGCATGGAACATTTCGGAACG GTACTGAGCGCGTCCATGTCGTATTTTATGGTGCTGAGAAGTTTCAGCCAGGGAGACTACGCCGCGAGATAA